A genomic segment from Bacteroidota bacterium encodes:
- a CDS encoding GH92 family glycosyl hydrolase, with the protein MKTCKTIFVSISLLMSTILFSQDKTAVEYINPFLGTEFFGHTFPGPALPNGMIHLSPDVATQGWNNAAGYVYQSSSIIGFSHTHWNGVGMTNGGDVLIMPTVDNKLRITPGSEENPDTGYRSCYSHEKEKSSPGYYQVKLLDYDVNVELTTTQRAAFHKYTFPKSGNSRIIIDLGHQLGDAKSDSSSRIKIINKTNIEGQRASGLGTVYFAIELSKPVKYFGTFDSDFVAPESGHGIFPYKNEESGTNIGAFLQFNTENNEEILLKIGISYVSIEGAKNNLNTEITHWDFEKTKEEAKNIWIKELQKIEVKGGTEDQKEIFYTAMYHSLLSQYISQDVDGKYFGSDKKIHTANNFNFYGSFSCWDTYRTQHPLLTIIKPEDINDYIKSIEEKVKNYGWLPAQHFMNVFGEAMVGDHLIPIITDAYIKGFRDYDIDFLYGAIIKKANENPRAPIPEYAGRSGLDYYKKLGYAPIDKVTEAVPNTLELAYDDWCIAQLAENLEKEDDKKAFNKRALNYKNVWDAETEFMRPRKENGNWLEEIGNNEQSIVKNGEHSYYRYFDPLIIGRRPNRHYTESNAWQYIWSVQHDVNGLINLFESDDKFTKKLDTFFEMSTDVSSPKYVGVVGTLGQYVQGNQPSHHVAYLYNYSKQPWKTQQRVRQLMDMMYQSGAGGLCGNEDMGSLSSWYIFSAIGFYPVTPGIPQYSIGSPIFDEVKINLKNGKVFTVKTKNNTANNVYIKNVKLNGKKYSKNYISHNDIINGSTLVFEMSDKPNKNRGTEDSDKPYSLSK; encoded by the coding sequence ATGAAAACTTGCAAAACTATCTTTGTATCAATTAGCCTTTTAATGAGTACAATTTTGTTCTCTCAGGATAAAACTGCAGTAGAATATATAAACCCATTTCTTGGCACCGAATTCTTTGGTCATACTTTTCCCGGTCCTGCTCTGCCAAATGGCATGATACACCTCAGCCCCGACGTTGCTACACAGGGATGGAACAATGCTGCAGGATATGTGTATCAGTCAAGTAGTATAATTGGTTTTAGTCACACTCACTGGAATGGTGTTGGTATGACAAATGGAGGTGACGTATTAATCATGCCCACTGTTGACAATAAATTAAGAATTACACCGGGAAGCGAAGAAAATCCCGATACAGGATACAGATCATGCTACAGTCATGAAAAGGAAAAATCTTCTCCCGGATATTATCAGGTAAAACTTTTAGACTACGATGTAAATGTTGAACTTACAACAACTCAAAGAGCAGCTTTTCATAAATACACATTTCCTAAATCCGGTAATTCAAGAATTATAATCGATTTGGGTCATCAACTCGGAGATGCTAAATCAGATTCGTCCAGCAGAATAAAAATAATCAATAAAACTAATATCGAAGGACAAAGAGCTTCGGGCTTGGGTACCGTATATTTTGCTATAGAATTGAGCAAGCCGGTAAAATACTTCGGAACTTTCGATTCTGATTTTGTTGCACCGGAATCGGGTCACGGTATTTTTCCATATAAAAACGAGGAAAGCGGAACTAACATCGGTGCTTTTCTTCAATTTAACACTGAGAATAACGAAGAAATATTACTAAAAATAGGAATATCATACGTAAGTATAGAGGGAGCAAAAAACAATTTGAATACCGAAATAACCCATTGGGATTTTGAAAAAACAAAAGAAGAAGCAAAAAATATCTGGATAAAAGAGTTACAGAAAATTGAAGTTAAAGGCGGAACAGAAGACCAAAAGGAGATATTCTACACGGCAATGTATCATTCTCTTCTGTCGCAATACATTTCTCAGGATGTTGACGGGAAATATTTTGGATCGGATAAAAAAATACACACGGCAAATAATTTTAACTTTTACGGATCATTTTCATGCTGGGATACTTATCGCACCCAACACCCATTGTTAACAATTATAAAACCTGAAGATATAAACGATTATATAAAATCGATTGAAGAAAAAGTGAAGAATTACGGTTGGTTACCTGCCCAACACTTTATGAATGTTTTTGGAGAGGCAATGGTTGGCGATCATTTAATTCCAATAATAACCGATGCATATATAAAAGGATTTAGAGATTATGATATTGACTTTTTATACGGAGCTATTATAAAAAAGGCCAACGAAAATCCTAGAGCTCCTATACCCGAATATGCAGGACGATCGGGCTTGGATTATTACAAAAAACTAGGATATGCTCCAATTGACAAGGTTACTGAAGCAGTTCCAAACACTTTAGAGTTGGCTTACGACGACTGGTGTATTGCTCAATTAGCGGAAAATTTAGAAAAGGAGGACGATAAAAAAGCATTTAACAAAAGAGCTCTGAATTATAAAAATGTATGGGATGCTGAAACTGAATTTATGCGACCGCGAAAAGAGAACGGCAACTGGCTTGAAGAAATTGGAAATAATGAACAAAGCATTGTAAAAAACGGAGAGCACAGTTACTACAGATATTTCGATCCTCTGATAATTGGAAGACGCCCCAACAGGCACTACACCGAATCTAATGCATGGCAGTATATTTGGTCGGTACAGCACGATGTAAACGGACTTATAAATCTGTTTGAGAGCGATGATAAATTTACAAAGAAGCTTGATACATTCTTCGAAATGAGCACAGATGTAAGCTCTCCAAAATATGTAGGAGTTGTGGGAACTTTAGGTCAGTATGTTCAGGGAAACCAGCCATCGCATCATGTTGCATATCTGTACAACTACAGCAAACAACCATGGAAGACACAACAAAGAGTAAGACAGCTTATGGATATGATGTATCAAAGTGGTGCAGGTGGATTATGCGGAAATGAAGATATGGGATCGTTATCGTCGTGGTATATATTCAGTGCCATTGGGTTCTACCCTGTTACTCCCGGAATTCCTCAATACTCAATTGGCAGTCCTATATTTGACGAGGTCAAAATAAACCTTAAAAACGGTAAAGTTTTTACTGTTAAGACAAAAAATAATACGGCAAATAATGTTTATATAAAAAATGTAAAACTAAACGGAAAGAAATACAGCAAAAACTATATTTCTCATAACGATATTATAAATGGTTCTACCCTGGTTTTCGAAATGAGTGATAAACCGAATAAGAATAGAGGCACTGAAGATTCCGACAAGCCCTATTCCTTGTCTAAATAA
- a CDS encoding sugar-binding domain-containing protein → MKGKFKLVLLLLILQISSCGKKEVSINSEVINLENNWQLTSSENINEANGRQISTLEYRTENWNNAVVPGTVMGSLVADSVIIDPYFGLNLKKIDREQFKKSWWYRNEFEIKNYIKEQHVNLRFNGINYRANLWLNGKKVANKEDFAGAFRIFSFDISKYVKPGKNVLAIELFPPDDGEYTIGFVDWNPIPPDRNMGIFREVYLEINNGVKLRSPFVASKVDIESKSDAELLIQTIVENNTDKTVEGILKADFELGNIEKEITLKPHSKNNISFTSSEFDLLKVSKIKLWWPNGMGEPNLYDLNIEFRENNKILDVVTSKYGIREVESYLNDKGNRGFKINGEFVLIRGGGWVDDLLLQDTQESIQSQIEYVKQMNLNTIRLEGIWGKDKTIYDLCDQNGILIMAGWSCQWEWQEYLLKETHEKYGGATNSEDVKLLTEYMKDQVIWLRNHPSIFVWMLGSDKLPAPNLEKNYIDIFNEYDNLRPYVTSAGGVGSESNVVAEATLISDISGPTGMKMLGPYAYTPPVYWYKDTTHGGAYGFNTETCPGPNVPPLSSLKKMIPEDKLWPQSKEDWEYHAGRNAFSTLDRYNKAIEKRYGKPESIEEYAFKAQIMNYELMRPMFEAFRVNAPESTGLIQWMLNSSWPETYWQLYDSYLQPNGAYYATKKANNPLHAVYRYGFDDIYLINERLDSIDNLKMEIKVFDKSSDIIYESIWNGSIEKSKSKFILKLPKGLSKNELYFLDLSLLNDQGEKIESNFYWLSAKRDILDYSAGKKLEWEYYTPTKQYADFTAVNNMELAHIDLSTELKQGEVNELTVKLKNTSDKIAFFIYLDLIDMNGESVLPINWSDNYISILSKDSVNLSARWKSDKTDYKVIIRGVNVETIEKTLK, encoded by the coding sequence ATGAAAGGAAAATTTAAGTTAGTATTGCTATTGCTGATTTTGCAAATTTCATCATGTGGCAAAAAGGAAGTAAGTATTAATTCGGAAGTGATTAATTTAGAAAACAATTGGCAATTAACTTCAAGTGAAAACATTAACGAGGCAAACGGCAGGCAGATTTCTACTTTAGAATATAGAACTGAAAACTGGAACAATGCGGTTGTTCCCGGAACGGTTATGGGTAGTTTGGTTGCCGATAGTGTGATAATCGATCCGTATTTTGGATTGAACCTTAAGAAAATAGATAGAGAGCAATTTAAAAAATCTTGGTGGTACAGAAACGAGTTCGAAATTAAAAATTATATAAAAGAGCAGCATGTCAACCTTAGATTCAACGGAATAAATTACCGTGCAAATTTGTGGCTAAACGGTAAAAAAGTAGCAAATAAGGAAGATTTTGCAGGAGCATTTAGAATTTTTTCATTCGATATATCTAAATATGTAAAACCGGGGAAAAATGTACTTGCCATTGAGTTGTTTCCTCCTGATGACGGGGAATATACTATAGGCTTTGTCGATTGGAATCCTATTCCTCCCGACCGCAATATGGGAATATTTCGGGAAGTTTATTTGGAAATAAATAATGGAGTAAAACTAAGAAGTCCTTTTGTAGCTTCAAAAGTAGATATCGAATCAAAATCGGATGCAGAACTATTGATACAGACAATAGTTGAAAACAATACAGATAAAACAGTTGAAGGAATACTCAAGGCAGATTTCGAATTAGGAAATATCGAAAAAGAAATCACCCTAAAACCACATTCAAAAAACAACATAAGTTTTACTTCTTCGGAGTTCGATTTATTAAAAGTGAGTAAAATAAAGCTCTGGTGGCCAAACGGAATGGGAGAACCAAATCTCTATGACCTAAATATTGAATTCAGAGAGAACAATAAAATACTTGATGTTGTAACAAGTAAATACGGTATCAGGGAAGTAGAAAGCTACCTGAATGATAAAGGAAACAGGGGTTTTAAAATTAATGGAGAATTTGTTCTTATACGCGGTGGTGGATGGGTAGACGATTTATTGTTACAGGATACACAAGAGAGTATTCAGTCTCAGATAGAATATGTAAAGCAAATGAACCTGAACACAATCCGTTTGGAGGGTATTTGGGGAAAGGATAAAACAATCTACGATTTGTGCGATCAGAACGGTATTCTGATAATGGCCGGTTGGAGCTGTCAGTGGGAGTGGCAGGAATATTTGTTAAAAGAAACTCATGAAAAATATGGGGGAGCTACAAATTCAGAGGATGTTAAGCTGTTGACTGAATACATGAAAGATCAGGTGATTTGGTTGAGAAATCACCCAAGTATTTTTGTATGGATGTTGGGTAGTGATAAACTTCCGGCACCTAATCTAGAGAAAAATTACATCGATATTTTCAATGAATATGATAATTTACGGCCTTATGTCACTTCTGCCGGAGGAGTAGGAAGTGAAAGTAATGTTGTAGCGGAAGCAACTTTGATAAGTGATATTAGTGGTCCAACCGGAATGAAAATGCTGGGACCTTATGCATATACTCCCCCTGTATATTGGTATAAAGATACAACTCATGGCGGAGCTTATGGTTTCAATACCGAAACATGCCCGGGTCCCAATGTTCCTCCTCTGAGTTCGTTGAAAAAGATGATTCCTGAAGATAAGTTATGGCCGCAAAGCAAAGAGGATTGGGAGTATCACGCAGGGAGAAATGCATTTAGTACATTAGACAGGTATAATAAGGCTATTGAAAAGCGTTATGGGAAGCCGGAAAGTATAGAGGAATATGCTTTTAAAGCCCAGATAATGAATTATGAATTGATGCGACCTATGTTCGAAGCATTCAGGGTAAATGCTCCAGAAAGCACGGGACTGATTCAGTGGATGCTCAATTCTTCATGGCCTGAAACATATTGGCAGTTATACGATTCGTATCTGCAGCCTAATGGAGCTTACTATGCCACTAAGAAAGCTAATAATCCGCTTCATGCAGTTTATCGTTATGGCTTTGATGATATTTATCTGATTAATGAAAGGTTAGATAGTATAGATAATCTGAAAATGGAAATCAAAGTATTTGATAAAAGTTCTGATATTATTTATGAAAGCATATGGAATGGGAGTATAGAAAAGAGTAAGTCTAAATTTATACTTAAATTACCGAAGGGCTTATCTAAAAACGAGTTGTACTTTTTAGATTTAAGTTTGTTAAACGATCAAGGTGAAAAAATAGAAAGTAATTTTTATTGGCTGTCTGCAAAAAGGGATATCTTGGATTATTCTGCGGGAAAAAAGCTGGAATGGGAGTACTATACACCAACAAAACAATATGCCGATTTTACAGCTGTAAATAATATGGAATTAGCCCATATTGATTTATCAACAGAGCTTAAGCAGGGAGAAGTTAATGAGCTAACGGTGAAATTAAAGAATACTTCAGATAAAATAGCATTTTTCATTTATCTCGATTTAATAGACATGAACGGAGAATCTGTTTTACCAATAAACTGGAGTGATAATTACATAAGTATTTTATCTAAAGATTCAGTTAATTTATCTGCACGATGGAAGTCAGACAAAACTGATTATAAGGTGATAATTAGGGGTGTAAATGTAGAAACAATTGAAAAAACTTTGAAATAA
- a CDS encoding neutral/alkaline non-lysosomal ceramidase N-terminal domain-containing protein, which produces MMKILKFTGLLLLLVFISAIVFVTYNWRDRHPDYNLDLLIIPEEEKSEIMVGASAQPITVDIVDTWNDVNSDAKFKPEDGDTYNDNNKNGKFDVYWIAGFDNKRAANGVHDDVWARTVVIDDGNSRIAIVSVDAIGFMIDDVIDVRKSIEKELNIDYCIIASTHTHESNDLIGIWGSGLTQSGVDEENMNYVKEQIKRSVKEAVESMQTAELHIAQDLVSGDKWVDDSRKPIVKDSGIRLIRAVNPDKGNTIATLMFWANHPETLWNKNLQISSDFPHYYREFVEDGIYKNDTLIKKGLGGIAIYFNGSVGGLMTTRPQNEIKDLVSDSIYDKAGFPKIEAQGRNLALVSLDALENPDTVLKRSNIKLRAKSILLPLENNTFKMASAIGLLRRGMSGYMKMKSEVAIMEIGPLSIVTIPGESYPELVNGGVAAPEGNDFNYTSVKHRSIREMMNGKYKVVIGLANDEIGYIIPKSQWDVEAPYAYERESSQYGEGNSFGPETAVIICREIEGIIDDLDKK; this is translated from the coding sequence ATGATGAAGATATTGAAATTTACAGGGTTATTGCTGCTGTTAGTTTTTATTTCAGCAATTGTTTTTGTGACTTATAATTGGCGGGACCGTCATCCGGATTACAATCTGGACTTGTTGATTATTCCTGAAGAAGAGAAATCTGAAATAATGGTAGGTGCTTCTGCTCAGCCAATAACAGTAGACATTGTCGATACCTGGAATGATGTAAATTCAGATGCTAAATTTAAGCCGGAAGACGGAGATACTTATAACGATAATAATAAAAATGGAAAGTTCGATGTATACTGGATAGCCGGATTTGATAATAAACGTGCAGCAAATGGGGTACACGATGATGTTTGGGCAAGAACCGTTGTTATTGACGATGGAAACAGCAGAATAGCTATTGTATCTGTTGATGCGATTGGGTTTATGATAGACGATGTAATTGATGTGCGTAAGTCGATAGAGAAAGAATTAAATATAGACTACTGCATAATAGCCAGTACTCATACACATGAATCAAACGATTTGATTGGGATTTGGGGTTCCGGTCTAACTCAGTCAGGTGTTGATGAGGAGAACATGAATTATGTTAAAGAGCAAATTAAGAGGTCGGTTAAAGAAGCCGTAGAGTCAATGCAAACTGCAGAACTTCACATAGCGCAAGACCTTGTAAGTGGCGATAAATGGGTTGATGATTCCAGAAAACCTATTGTGAAAGATAGTGGAATAAGACTTATCAGAGCGGTTAATCCGGATAAAGGAAATACAATTGCAACCTTGATGTTCTGGGCAAATCATCCGGAAACACTTTGGAATAAAAATCTTCAAATAAGTTCTGATTTTCCACATTATTACCGTGAGTTTGTAGAAGATGGAATTTACAAAAATGACACTTTGATTAAAAAAGGATTGGGAGGAATAGCAATTTATTTCAATGGTTCTGTAGGAGGGTTAATGACTACACGACCCCAGAATGAGATTAAAGATCTTGTAAGTGATTCGATTTATGATAAAGCGGGCTTTCCAAAAATAGAGGCCCAAGGAAGAAACTTGGCTTTAGTATCGCTTGATGCTTTGGAAAATCCGGATACCGTACTGAAAAGATCAAATATAAAATTACGTGCAAAAAGTATTCTTCTACCATTGGAAAATAATACATTTAAAATGGCTTCAGCTATTGGTTTACTTCGCAGAGGGATGTCGGGTTATATGAAGATGAAGAGCGAGGTAGCAATTATGGAAATAGGTCCTTTATCTATAGTAACGATTCCCGGAGAATCTTACCCCGAATTAGTTAATGGAGGAGTAGCTGCCCCTGAAGGAAATGATTTTAATTATACTTCCGTTAAACATAGATCTATCAGAGAAATGATGAATGGAAAATATAAAGTAGTTATAGGTTTGGCAAATGATGAAATTGGCTATATAATTCCAAAAAGTCAATGGGATGTAGAAGCGCCTTATGCTTATGAAAGGGAAAGTTCTCAGTATGGTGAAGGGAATTCTTTTGGCCCGGAAACAGCCGTAATTATTTGTAGGGAAATTGAAGGGATTATTGATGATTTAGATAAAAAGTAG
- a CDS encoding neutral/alkaline non-lysosomal ceramidase N-terminal domain-containing protein has product MRKILKIVSIIIISLFVLVFFSIDKISFKPYFETEHYAKTIEAFKESKNVEAEGKLYAGFSSVNITPDTISNIPLAGFGNREGKEMEGVHDSTFAKSIAIQVEDKLVVMCSVDMLIIPLEVSENVYSELEKYNISSNQVYFSATHTHSGIGSWGKGIVGEMFAGAYNELVVDKIVKGIVKSISGAISDLKASSFSHSGFEAPQLVKNRLVGDKGEENSGCSFLYFRQDNGKTAIISSFSAHPTVLGGSNMLLSADYPGYLQRKLEGNGVDMAMFFAGGVGSHGPEGLGDNFAKAEYIGNTLADSVLLKIKNIEVEHQVKLKALTAEVFLPKLKMRLSDDYQLSNFWSKKLLDESERVYVQSLVLSNFVLITTPADFSGELALNISNSLYKKGYYSVISSFNGDYIGYAVPLKYYHLQEYETHTMSWYGPYMGEYFSDVILRLSNGL; this is encoded by the coding sequence ATGAGGAAGATTTTAAAAATAGTATCAATTATAATTATTTCACTATTTGTATTAGTGTTCTTCTCTATTGATAAGATATCTTTTAAACCCTATTTCGAAACAGAGCATTACGCTAAGACAATAGAAGCTTTTAAAGAAAGTAAAAATGTAGAGGCAGAAGGGAAATTATATGCAGGTTTTTCGTCAGTAAACATTACTCCCGATACAATATCTAATATTCCTTTAGCCGGTTTTGGGAATCGTGAAGGAAAGGAAATGGAAGGAGTTCATGACAGTACCTTTGCTAAATCTATCGCAATACAAGTGGAGGACAAACTTGTGGTAATGTGCTCTGTAGATATGCTTATTATTCCTTTGGAAGTAAGTGAAAATGTTTATTCCGAACTTGAAAAATATAATATTAGCTCTAATCAGGTTTATTTCTCAGCAACACATACGCACTCGGGTATTGGTTCATGGGGAAAGGGAATTGTTGGAGAAATGTTTGCAGGTGCTTATAATGAGTTGGTAGTAGATAAGATTGTTAAAGGAATAGTAAAGTCCATATCCGGAGCAATTTCCGACTTAAAAGCATCATCATTTTCTCATTCCGGATTCGAAGCACCACAACTTGTAAAAAACAGATTAGTTGGCGATAAGGGAGAAGAGAACAGCGGGTGTTCTTTTCTGTATTTCAGGCAGGATAATGGCAAGACTGCAATTATATCCTCTTTTTCTGCGCACCCTACAGTTTTGGGAGGGAGTAATATGCTTTTAAGTGCCGATTATCCGGGCTATTTGCAACGAAAACTTGAGGGAAACGGAGTAGATATGGCAATGTTTTTTGCCGGAGGAGTGGGAAGTCACGGACCTGAAGGTTTAGGCGATAATTTTGCAAAAGCAGAGTATATCGGTAATACACTAGCCGATAGTGTTTTGCTTAAAATTAAGAATATAGAAGTTGAACATCAAGTAAAGCTTAAAGCACTTACTGCAGAAGTGTTTTTACCAAAGTTAAAAATGAGATTAAGTGATGATTATCAATTGAGTAATTTTTGGAGCAAAAAGTTATTAGATGAATCTGAAAGAGTATATGTTCAGTCGCTTGTATTAAGTAATTTTGTATTGATAACTACACCAGCTGATTTTAGTGGAGAATTAGCTCTAAATATTTCAAATTCACTTTATAAAAAAGGTTACTATTCAGTAATTTCAAGTTTTAATGGCGATTATATTGGTTATGCTGTACCATTAAAATATTATCACTTACAAGAGTACGAAACCCATACCATGTCGTGGTATGGACCGTATATGGGAGAGTATTTTAGTGATGTTATTTTAAGACTGAGTAATGGGTTATGA
- a CDS encoding exo-alpha-sialidase — translation MKSIIYFFLIILLLSTSVYSQKTEQFIFPLQNTYVHASSIVELPNGDLLACWFEGDGERNSNNNRINGARLRKGKKEWSDKFLMADYPDHPDCNPVLFVDRNEQLYLFWVIVRANRWESSVIEYRTSTNYKSKGAPKWNWQDVMLLKPGEEFAETIKKSFDEREGPDYSWAEYARKYEDMLYEAAVDKKKRTTGWMPRIHPLQLENGRILLPLYSDGYNLSLVAISDDDGKSWQSSLPIVSRGGVQPSLVENKEGNIIAFLRDNGDSPGRVMISESKDNGYTWTHAKKSEVPNPGTSVEVIKLKSGNWLMVYNDVEDGRNSFAVSISSDEGKTWGRTKHLEKVDKGNGRFAYPSVIQNRKGIIHITYSYHVGGNKSIKHVSFNENWITE, via the coding sequence ATGAAGTCGATAATATACTTTTTTTTAATAATTCTTTTACTGTCAACATCAGTATATAGCCAGAAAACAGAGCAATTTATTTTCCCTCTGCAAAACACCTATGTCCATGCGAGTTCTATTGTAGAATTACCCAATGGCGATTTGCTTGCCTGTTGGTTTGAAGGCGATGGAGAACGGAACTCTAATAACAACAGAATTAACGGTGCAAGGCTTAGAAAGGGTAAAAAAGAATGGAGCGATAAATTCCTAATGGCCGATTATCCCGATCATCCCGATTGTAACCCTGTTTTATTTGTAGATAGAAATGAACAATTGTACCTGTTTTGGGTAATTGTGCGGGCAAACAGATGGGAAAGCTCTGTTATAGAGTATAGAACAAGCACAAATTACAAAAGCAAAGGAGCTCCAAAATGGAATTGGCAGGATGTTATGTTATTAAAACCCGGAGAAGAATTTGCCGAAACAATTAAAAAATCGTTCGACGAGCGGGAAGGTCCGGATTATTCCTGGGCTGAATATGCCCGCAAGTACGAAGATATGCTTTATGAAGCGGCTGTGGATAAGAAAAAAAGAACTACAGGCTGGATGCCACGAATTCATCCTCTACAGTTAGAAAACGGACGAATATTGCTTCCTCTTTATTCCGATGGTTACAATTTATCGCTTGTTGCGATATCTGATGATGATGGGAAATCGTGGCAAAGTTCTCTTCCAATTGTCAGTAGAGGAGGAGTACAGCCAAGTTTAGTTGAAAATAAGGAAGGTAACATAATAGCATTTTTACGGGATAACGGCGATTCGCCAGGGAGAGTAATGATTTCTGAATCGAAAGATAATGGTTATACATGGACGCACGCTAAAAAATCAGAAGTGCCCAATCCGGGTACAAGTGTTGAGGTTATAAAGTTAAAGTCGGGAAATTGGTTGATGGTTTATAACGATGTTGAAGATGGAAGGAATTCGTTTGCCGTAAGTATTTCTTCAGATGAAGGAAAAACATGGGGGCGAACAAAGCATTTAGAAAAGGTAGATAAAGGTAATGGCCGATTTGCATATCCGTCGGTTATTCAGAATAGGAAGGGTATTATTCATATTACTTATTCCTATCATGTAGGGGGAAATAAATCGATAAAGCATGTGAGTTTTAATGAGAATTGGATAACTGAGTAG